The genomic interval ACAAAAGTTTATTGCACATGTCACGTTGTGCTGGATTTGATGACAttgttgtacagtacgcggcagaaagtaatgtacagcggcctttagaatggcatttcggctttgtagagcgttgtctctgtcactcatacctatatgacgttttgtcggtctcaatgacagggacaacgctctacaaaatctgctatctccttctaaaggtcgatgttcattactttcggccgcgtacttgttgtagaggttgtgtacaagagaatcggccccactgtcaTCCTATTTCAGAAAGAGATCCTTAAAATTATTGGGGTAAGAGGATTCGATGTTTTCATTTAGGTACATTTGACATTTACTACACtaataaaaatcaatcaatATAGGCATGTACTGTCTCCTCTTTTATTTACTGTTATGTTTATTTCGTAGGGTCGCCTGAATGAGCTGCTGTGCGCCATGCGACTACAACGCAGCGCAAGCTCGGGTGCGTCTCACGAAAGATACCATTTGGATGCAGGTAAGAAACTTCattaatctatatctaaatatataaaaggaaaaggtgactgactgactgactgactgactgactgatctatcaacgcacagctcaaactactggacggatcgggctgaaatttggcatgcagttagctattatgacgtagacatccgctaagaaaggattttagaaaattcaacccctaagggggtgaaataggggtttgaaatttgtgtagtccacgcggacgaagtcgcgagcataagctagtatatctatatataaaaaattcaaagtcctgactgactgacatatatatcaacgcacagcctaaaccgctggtcctagagacatcaaatttggagggtgtattctttgtaaaaagtatatatccactaagaaaggatttttcaaaattctacccCAAAGGGGGGTAAATTGGGTATGgatgtttgtatgaaagtcaagtatttttaaagttacatcgatgtaAATTGATATTCAGCTTTCAGTgaagaataaaaatacatatttcacgatttttgaaaattctactgccaagggggttaaataggggatgaaagattctatgaaagtccgtcatttttcaagttatttccatgaaaattgatacaaaataaaaaatacatagatacctatttcaggattttagcaaattctacccccacgccgattttctaaattccacccgagcgaaaccGGGCGGGTTAGCTACTCTTTATTTATAcactaggtactagatgatgcatgCGACGTAGTcggcgtggattgaggtttttaaaaaatctctgggaacttcgattttccgggataaaagagcCTACAttcgtttccgggatgcaagctatctctgtgctgATTAATTGATGTCTGttacttggtcagcgtggattttgttttaatctctTGGGAATTTccaaatctttgattttcgcAGACCAAAATTAGCCTAAgttctttcccgggatgcaaactgtctttataccaaatttcgtcaaaatcagtaaaacagatgggccgtgaaaatatGGCAAACAGACTGATatacagacacattttcgcatttataatattaatgatagTATAGATAAATCACTagatctaaatacataaaaggaaaaggtgactgactgactgatctatcaacgcacaactcaaactactgaacggattgggctgaaatttggcatgcagatagctattatgacgtaggcatcccgcaaattgctattgcgctgaaaccatgtctcattagaaTCGTAATGACGTCATATTTGAAGTCATTTGACTATATATTTAAGTAACAATATACCataagctcgaaacttcagtctagtgctgacgtcactaaatggCGGCCAcccacattagcaatttgcggtacttataagctagtttttatttatattattaaaacttCTCCTGCAGGCGCGCAAGAAGACATGAAGCAATTCCTATCGCTGCAACAGCGCGGGATGGCGCACTTGTTGGACACCGCCCGTAACGACCTCGCAGCTCTCAACACCATCGCGGAGGGCATGGCACGGCTGGTCCGGGCTTAGCACAGCCTCTCCGCCGCCGTGGACTATTCCACGCGCTTCGTGGGCTGGCTCGAGTAACTCGTGCAGTGACATTTATGTGAGTGACATAAACATTCCTCAGTACTCGTAAAATTAACGCCTAGATAGTTATCTATCAAATACAAAGCTAATTTAAAAACGGACTTTTATTGAAGATAGTTTGGCGGTTGTACATTGTCATAATCATAAACTATATATAGTAcatgacaggttgagatagcaatcggggagggaacgccccacacacccgcacagcccccgcgctaccAAGGTGCTGGCGAGCGCAGGTGTGCGGTCATAcaccgattgtcatctcaacctgtcgcggactatacataatatctaacTTTTTTGTGCAAAAAATGTAAGTCTTGTGTAAAGCTTTTTTACAGTATAAATCTATTGAACATAGATTAATGTTATTGTAACTGAAAAGTATACCATCAAAGTTTTAGTTGCTGAGCAACTATTGATTTTCAAAAGTTTGTAAAAATCATTAGTTTTTATACAGGTTAAattatacatttaaataaacCACATTTCCgaataaatatttctttttatttaacaaTCAACTCTTAGTACTTAAATCTAAAGGCAAGTCTGTGTGCCTGACTAGTTCAGTAATAGGCGGGCAGTCCATCCGTTTGGcacaaattaaatttagaggAGCTTCTTCTGTATCATTTGTTTCCGGTGTATCATTTAATGTTATATCTTGAAACCTCTCCTGTTCATCATAGGCGAATACTTTCTCATTGACATTTGGTCTCAATACAGAGTAATTGAAGCTGCACGAATAGTAGTTCCTGTATGCATGGTCATACATCTGTGAATACTCCAAATAGGATATTTCGTTACTGGGAACTCTCATAGGAGTTCTGGAATATGGATGGCTGACTTGATCCATCACAGGTGCGTAGGTCAAAGGTGCGCCTAACGCTGCATCGGACGGAATCATCGAGTTGTATGACAATTTAGGTGATGTTATGCATGTTGGACTGTACGATAGGCGGTGTGGTGATGGAGGTTGGAAGACATAGGAACTGTTTTCCCTCATTGGCGATAAGTTATCGGAGCTGAGGCGTTCGTCGGACGATTCCCGTCTCGGACTTTCCTTATCGTTGGCAAAGTGTTTGTATGTCTTGACGTGTTTTCTTAGACTCGATGGGTCGGTGTACCGTTTGTTGCACCCTGGCACTTTGCAGCAGTAGGGTTTGTCCACTGTATGGGTACGCGTGTGTTTGAAACGGTCGCTGGAGTTTGAATATGCCTTTCCGCAACCCTGTGGACAACGAAATTTTGGGATCAAATATTGAATGTAAAGTATcaaaaatttctaaataatgcGCCATCTTTTTCTGATATTATGAGTGAAGATATTTGTATGTACTGAATACTTGAGCGATTAGCTTTACCCTCTCATTCATTACAATGTATGCTTCAATAAACGCCACGAGACTAGGTGATAAGATATTTTGTCAAGTGTTTAACGTCCGGACACGGTCTGACATAACCATTAACGATTTTTGGCCTTAAGTAACTCAAGAACACGTTTTTTTGTTGTGAGATAGGCTTACGCTAGACGACGATCATgcctaataaaaagcaatgatgaggtctaagttggagcgcgcttacctagaagTTGCCTATACCCTGTTTCCTTGAAGGTATTAAGGTTATAATCTACCAGGAAACACGGATGTTTCGGAAGGACATTTCACACTTTAAGAGATTTTTGAATGAAATGTTTTTAATCTTACAAGCTCTTTAACTACGTTACATATGCTACAAATATTATGTGGGAAACAATATTTACCTCGTATGGACAAACATAAGGCTTTTCCCCAGAGTGAGACCGAAGGTGAATTTTCAGGTTTTCTGCCCTGGAGAAACTTTTCTGGCATTGGTTGCACGTGTGTGGGCGTTCGTTTGTATGAGTTCGCACGTGGACTAACATTTTGTATCTGTTGATAAAAATACATGAGATTAAAATAGGTAATGATTTCGTAAgtttatatataatttttataggtaaggtattaggtacattggatttatattatatattgcccgcgtgtatttaggtgtTTGGAAAATCCAGTGGGatctattttttcattttccgtATTaattcattttccgggataaaaaatagtccATGTCTGTCCCCAGGATGCAACCTATCTCTATACCTGTcaaaaacggctaaacggatggaaatttaaaaatcccgtgaaaactttgCGGGACAAAAAGTGGTTGTGAACTGTTGTGTTGCTGTGAAGTTCATTTTCGAGATGCAAGCCACCTTTGTACCAAGGTATAGGTTGCatagatgggctgtgaaaagctagccggcagactgacagacagacacactttcgaatttataattactCAGCAGGTGTATTTTACAAGTTCTAAAAGTTTTCATTAAAAGCAAAGGAAAAAGGCAAACCTACCGTGCATTGAATCCTCTTTGAGGTCGGGAGCAGTCTTTCCAAGAGCAGTAGAAGAGGCCGTCTCTCTGCGCGTGCGCGTGCAGCCGCGCTACATGGGCGGACAGACGCGCCACATTGGGGAACCTCGCACCGCACCCCCTCCACCCACAAACTCCTTCCCCGATCTCTCCTCCAGAATCATTGGAATGTTCCGGGGATGACCCACCTCTAGAATCTTCATCCTCAtcctatagaaataaaaaaacaaaaaataaataaacagaaaGTTCAGATTGTTTATGATTAGATGTTACTTATTTCTGTTGTGGGCTAATCtcttaaaatcataaaatgtaaAAACAGTTGTATATTACGTCAGTTATGTGTCAGTTATGTGTTATGTGTCTCAAGGAAAACGGGAATTTAAACAAtgcgaatttaattttttgtcaaTGCTCATAacataaaattagataaaaggGGATGTccctaaaatgtaaaaaaaaactttcataattaattaatccttATAAAAAATCGCACCTGCTTTTGGATGTGTGAAAAAACACTCGGCCTGGCAAAGTAAGGAGCGAACCGCTCCGCTGGCATCCACCTCGGTACCCTGCATCCTCCTTCCCTTATCTCGGGCCTCAGTTGCGGAAACACTAACATTATGTCTTAAGCTAATAAACGATATGAATTATTCTCAAAAGAACTGGCCACTACGCGATCTGTGCGTGTAGTGTTGGCTGCCGCTCGCG from Maniola hyperantus chromosome 4, iAphHyp1.2, whole genome shotgun sequence carries:
- the LOC117981930 gene encoding zinc finger protein GLIS3-like, whose amino-acid sequence is MLVFPQLRPEIREGGCRVPRWMPAERFAPYFARPSVFSHIQKQDEDEDSRGGSSPEHSNDSGGEIGEGVCGWRGCGARFPNVARLSAHVARLHAHAQRDGLFYCSWKDCSRPQRGFNARYKMLVHVRTHTNERPHTCNQCQKSFSRAENLKIHLRSHSGEKPYVCPYEGCGKAYSNSSDRFKHTRTHTVDKPYCCKVPGCNKRYTDPSSLRKHVKTYKHFANDKESPRRESSDERLSSDNLSPMRENSSYVFQPPSPHRLSYSPTCITSPKLSYNSMIPSDAALGAPLTYAPVMDQVSHPYSRTPMRVPSNEISYLEYSQMYDHAYRNYYSCSFNYSVLRPNVNEKVFAYDEQERFQDITLNDTPETNDTEEAPLNLICAKRMDCPPITELVRHTDLPLDLSTKS